One genomic window of Silurus meridionalis isolate SWU-2019-XX chromosome 22, ASM1480568v1, whole genome shotgun sequence includes the following:
- the gatad1 gene encoding GATA zinc finger domain-containing protein 1 yields MPLGLKPCCAVCKTNSSSMWKKGNQGEILCNNCTAKSSITGPPGLAISSNTQQSNGGGKQSKQEIHRRSARLRSTKYKAPASEKKVSSKGKGRRHIFKLKNPIKAPESVSTIITSESIFYKGVYYQIGDVIKVTDEEDGKPYFAQIRGFVQDQYCEKSAALTWLIPTQASPRDHFDPGTYIVGPEEDLPRKMEYLEFVCHAPSEYFKSRSSPFPIIPVRPEKGYIWTHIGPMSTVAVKETLGCN; encoded by the exons GATGTGGAAAAAGGGAAACCAGGGAGAAATCCTGTGTAACAACTGTACAGCTAAAAGCAGCATCACAGGACCACCAGGGCTGGCTATCTCCTCCAACACACAGCAGAGTAACGGCGGGGGAAAACAG TCTAAACAGGAAATCCACCGGCGTTCAGCACGATTAAGAAGCACCAAGTACAAGGCACCTGCGTCTGAAAAGAAGGTTTCATCAAAAGGAAAAGGAAGACGGCACATCTTTAAACTCAAAAAT CCTATCAAAGCCCCTGAGTCTGTGTCTACTATTATCACATCAGAGTCAATCTTCTACAAG GGTGTTTACTATCAAATAGGAGATGTGATAAAGGTAACCGATGAAGAGGATGGTAAACCATATTTTGCACAGATCCGTGGCTTTGTTCAGGACCAGTACTGCGAGAAAAGTGCTGCATTAACGTGGCTGATCCCTACACAGGCTAGTCCAAGAGATCACTTCGATCCAGGCACTTACATAGTTG GCCCCGAAGAGGATTTGCCCAGAAAAATGGAATACCTTGAGTTTGTTTGCCATGCACCATCAGAATATTTCAAATCGAGGAGCTCCCCATTTCCGATAATTCCTGTTCGCCCAGAGAAAGGCTACATTTGGACCCATATTGGACCTATGTCCACCGTGGCAGTCAAAGAAACTCTTGGTTGTaactaa